AGAAGCAGAAAAATTTCAAAAACAACTAGATGCAATTGTTACATTTGCAGAACAGTTAAATGAATTAGATACAACAGATGTAAAACCAACAACTCATGTATTAACTATGAAAAATGTTATGCGTGAAGATGTACCAGAAAAAGGTTTACCAGTTGAAGAAGTATTAAAAAATGCACCGGATCACAAA
This genomic window from Bacillus anthracis str. Vollum contains:
- the gatC gene encoding Asp-tRNA(Asn)/Glu-tRNA(Gln) amidotransferase subunit GatC — its product is MSRISVENVKHVAHLARLAITDQEAEKFQKQLDAIVTFAEQLNELDTTDVKPTTHVLTMKNVMREDVPEKGLPVEEVLKNAPDHKDNQIRVPAVLE